In one window of Spartinivicinus marinus DNA:
- a CDS encoding PhoH family protein, which translates to MVDAIQLELIKSQKRTFVLDTNVLIHDPNAVMNFDEHKVIIPITVLEELDKLKTGKHTMAADCRQAIRVIDQILGSAPPAEVEQGVPIRRYDESPPLGTLAIMMPLNDPAISFLSPANDNIIINHICSLQHICQDEKIILVSKDINMRLKARGCGIESQDYHNDQLVSDVELLSKGYQEIFGSFWEQIHHVSTRQEQGQTLHIIPKDNLTFEVYPNKFILDEQGFIGQIKAISDTEVTMLDLTHDFLMQQEAWGLQPRDIYQAMALQLLLDPDIHLVNLTGAAGSGKTILALAAAIEMTVASKRYRRIIATRSVQGLDEDIGFLPGTEEEKMEPWLGAITDNLEALHCEDECTHSSIDYILKKVPLHFKSLNYIRGRSFQHSLIIIDECQNLTPHQMKTIITRAGSGSKVICLGNLAQIDTPYLSATSSGLTYLTERFKNFAYGGNIQLRGVPRSLLAEFAEQNL; encoded by the coding sequence ATGGTAGATGCCATCCAGCTTGAATTAATCAAGAGCCAGAAACGTACTTTTGTTCTAGATACCAATGTTCTCATCCACGACCCCAATGCCGTAATGAATTTTGATGAGCACAAAGTTATTATTCCCATTACAGTATTAGAGGAGCTTGATAAACTTAAAACAGGAAAGCACACCATGGCTGCGGACTGTCGGCAGGCAATACGCGTCATTGATCAAATTCTTGGCTCAGCCCCTCCTGCAGAAGTAGAGCAGGGCGTGCCCATTCGACGCTATGATGAATCTCCTCCCTTAGGCACACTGGCCATTATGATGCCTCTCAATGATCCAGCAATCTCCTTTCTTTCGCCAGCAAATGACAACATCATTATTAACCACATTTGTTCTCTACAGCACATTTGCCAAGATGAAAAAATCATCCTGGTCAGTAAAGACATCAATATGCGTCTAAAAGCTAGGGGTTGTGGTATAGAATCTCAGGACTATCACAACGACCAATTAGTATCTGATGTGGAGCTACTCAGTAAGGGTTATCAGGAAATTTTTGGTTCATTTTGGGAGCAAATACATCATGTGTCTACCCGACAAGAGCAAGGACAAACATTACACATTATTCCCAAAGACAACTTAACTTTTGAGGTATACCCCAATAAGTTTATTTTGGATGAACAAGGGTTTATTGGGCAAATTAAAGCGATTAGCGATACTGAAGTAACTATGCTCGACCTTACTCATGATTTCCTAATGCAGCAGGAAGCCTGGGGGTTACAACCCAGGGATATATACCAGGCAATGGCGCTTCAGTTGCTGCTGGACCCAGATATTCATCTAGTCAACCTTACGGGGGCAGCAGGTTCAGGTAAAACAATTTTAGCTTTGGCAGCAGCCATAGAAATGACTGTTGCTAGCAAGCGGTATCGTCGTATTATTGCCACTCGTAGTGTACAAGGGTTGGATGAAGATATCGGCTTTTTACCTGGCACTGAAGAAGAAAAAATGGAGCCTTGGCTCGGCGCCATTACCGACAACCTGGAAGCCCTTCATTGTGAAGATGAGTGTACACATAGCAGTATTGATTACATTCTGAAAAAAGTGCCACTGCACTTTAAATCACTCAACTACATTCGAGGCAGAAGTTTCCAACATAGCTTAATTATTATTGATGAGTGCCAAAACCTAACGCCTCACCAGATGAAAACAATCATTACGCGAGCAGGCAGTGGGAGCAAAGTCATTTGTCTGGGTAATTTGGCCCAAATCGATACCCCCTACCTTAGCGCAACCAGCTCAGGGCTCACCTATCTAACAGAGCGCTTTAAAAACTTTGCTTATGGCGGAAATATTCAATTAAGAGGAGTCCCACGATCATTGTTAGCTGAATTTGCTGAGCAAAACCTATAA
- the yaaA gene encoding peroxide stress protein YaaA: MLAVISPAKTLDFETPPTTPTYTQPELLKHSEVLIKILRQYSPDQLAQLMKLSDKLAGLNAARFNNWHLPFTPNNAKQAVLAFKGDVYTGLEAESFTEKQFEFAQQHLRILSGLYGLLKPLDLIQPYRLEMGTKLENTNGKDLYQFWGEQITQQLSSQLADVKGPLINLASNEYFKSIKPKLLDTDIITPVFKDWKNGQYKVISFLAKKARGMMVNYLVKNKIKNPEKLKQFDLAGYQYQPDLSSAKEWVFTRKQ, encoded by the coding sequence ATGTTAGCTGTTATTTCCCCTGCCAAAACACTGGATTTTGAAACACCCCCTACCACCCCTACATATACTCAACCTGAGCTATTAAAACATTCTGAAGTATTAATCAAAATACTTCGCCAATATAGTCCCGATCAGCTAGCCCAGTTAATGAAGCTCAGCGATAAACTTGCCGGTTTAAATGCAGCCCGCTTTAATAACTGGCATTTACCATTTACTCCAAATAATGCTAAACAAGCAGTATTAGCTTTTAAAGGTGATGTATATACTGGGCTAGAAGCAGAAAGCTTTACAGAAAAACAATTTGAGTTTGCTCAGCAGCATTTAAGAATATTATCAGGCCTTTACGGCTTATTAAAGCCATTAGACCTTATCCAGCCATACCGACTAGAAATGGGAACTAAGTTAGAAAATACTAATGGCAAAGACTTATACCAGTTTTGGGGAGAGCAAATTACCCAACAATTAAGCTCACAGCTAGCAGATGTGAAAGGCCCTTTGATTAACTTAGCCTCTAATGAATACTTTAAATCCATCAAACCCAAGCTACTTGACACTGATATCATTACACCCGTTTTTAAAGACTGGAAAAATGGCCAATATAAAGTGATTAGCTTCTTAGCTAAAAAAGCTCGAGGGATGATGGTTAATTATCTAGTAAAAAACAAAATCAAAAACCCAGAAAAATTAAAGCAATTCGATCTTGCCGGGTATCAATATCAACCAGATTTGTCATCTGCCAAGGAGTGGGTATTCACCAGAAAGCAATAA
- a CDS encoding substrate-binding periplasmic protein, which produces MVRLIAVTILLINSCYAQTVILACGDSANPPFIIGGGTKLLDERPGVSIEMLKLVEEQLNIKLTLLRLPWQRGLKAIAANKVDGLFHSSFKPERLAIGVYPIQNGKPDIDKRMLNWSYVLYKLNSSPLNWDGKQFTELNGAIGATRGYAIVDQLVKLSVDVEEVENTLQNMEKLVAGRIAGIADLETMGDFILKKYPEKYSQVIKIKTPLRTKAYFLMLSHQFVQKNPKLAEDIWSTIQLIRESDKYNDILRKYM; this is translated from the coding sequence ATGGTTAGGCTAATAGCTGTTACTATACTACTTATCAACTCGTGTTATGCTCAAACTGTCATATTGGCCTGTGGTGACTCTGCAAATCCTCCATTTATCATAGGGGGCGGAACAAAGTTGCTTGATGAAAGGCCTGGTGTTTCCATAGAGATGCTTAAGTTAGTAGAGGAGCAGCTAAATATTAAATTGACTTTGTTGCGTTTGCCTTGGCAGCGGGGATTAAAAGCTATTGCTGCCAATAAGGTTGATGGTCTTTTTCATAGTAGTTTTAAACCAGAGCGTTTAGCAATAGGGGTTTATCCAATCCAAAATGGCAAACCTGATATTGATAAAAGAATGTTGAATTGGTCATATGTCTTGTATAAGCTTAATAGTTCTCCTTTGAACTGGGATGGTAAACAGTTTACTGAGCTGAATGGTGCAATAGGTGCTACAAGAGGGTATGCAATAGTTGATCAACTAGTGAAACTGAGTGTAGATGTTGAGGAGGTCGAAAATACCCTACAAAATATGGAAAAACTGGTAGCAGGCCGTATCGCTGGTATTGCAGATTTGGAAACCATGGGTGATTTTATTTTAAAGAAGTACCCTGAAAAATATAGTCAAGTGATTAAAATAAAAACACCTCTTAGAACCAAAGCATACTTTTTGATGTTGTCTCATCAATTTGTTCAAAAAAATCCAAAGCTAGCAGAAGATATTTGGTCTACCATCCAACTTATACGTGAATCAGATAAATATAATGATATTTTGAGAAAATATATGTAA